Genomic segment of Carassius carassius chromosome 19, fCarCar2.1, whole genome shotgun sequence:
TATAGACAACATCTAGAAGAATGTCTGAGTAGCTCTGATGGtagctgaataataataataataatattaatataaaacattttgtatatatatatatatatacacacaaaagtatttaaaatatgaaattatgacaaaaatcacacAGAAAAATCAAGTTACAAGAATGTACCTAAAAGAGTACAAATGCCGACCTGCCAACCTTGGAAATTAGTTTAAGTACCATCAGTGTGGCGGGCGGTCATGGGGGGCGGGGGGTGGGGGTAAACAGTTTACTGTTTTATGTAACGGTTTAGTTAGGTTTTGCTATTTTTtctgacatttttaaaaagaaagataaattaaaaatccagTACGGATGTGAGCAAGAATTAATATCCCTGTATGTTTTGACTGATTTGTGgtatactgtattctatatatctccgtattttgtatttggattaaacaaataaagtgaatgtaagcatgtaggcatttattttgtgcaaaaaagggttaaaatcacaaatcacattgtaatctaaaaacaaaaataatccttttaaagcagaagttactaaactaaaaaagaaaataataaaaagcagagACTAGGGCCTAATTGAGTAAGCTTCCTGCTTGTTTATGTTACTTTGTTAAAATGAGCCAAAGCAAAGTCATCCTTTAACATTTTGTcacaatttgatttaattatattcagTGCTTTTGAATTTGTAAAATTTCAACATTTCTATTTCGTAAACATTGTGGGGACTACTTGAATTACTACTTAATTTTTTGGTGATTTAAATTCTGTCTAACACCAAGTGGACTTTCTTCCATGAATACATTATGCTAGTTAACACCCTGCCCCAGACTCTTTCTGATCCTGTTCTGCTTCTTGACACTTTTCTCCCTTCTCTCGACTGTATTTGTGGAGAAACTACACATATTGATCTGTGGCCCGTCGGGCAGCGTTTTCAGCTGCTGTGTGTTCAGACTCCTCCAGCATCCACACAGAGCCCCTCACAGACTGGAGCAGAGGATCAAAACCCTTCATTGTGTGGGAGCCATTAGTCCATGATCCTCTGCTCTTTCTGTAGGTGATCAGGAAGCTGTTCTCTGCACTTCCTGTGTCACTCCTGCTCACCCTATACAAACAATCAGAAGCATTTATCTAGTCTGATCCTAACAAGACAATCCAGCCATGACTGCTGTGAGTCAGATAAGTGTGTGTCACTGGCCACCTGCTCAGTGTAACCAGGGGTGGCGCTCAATGTCGTCTAAACTGGGCCGATCTGATGCCGCTGCACTGAGGCACCAGCGAATCAGCTGACGGCACTCTGTTACACACAACACAGTGTTCAGGAACACAAAACCACACGCTTCACCTGGATCTGGACCTGATTTCTGTCTCTTGCCTGTCGACAGCTCTCTAGGAAAGAGCAGTCTGCTTTTGGAGGTGACCCTCAATGCGCCTCTGAAGGGGAAACAGCTGCACAGGATGTTGTAGAGCGTCACCCCCACTGACCAAACCGTAGCCGGTCCCGCATGATAACGGTGCTGCCGAAACCACTCAGGAGGGGCGTACTGAAGAGTGCCTGAGAGACCCAACAAGACCTCAAACATCATCTGAAGAGGCCCCAGTCCAAACAGATTCCCATCGCTCGATCATCAAAAGTCCACAATCAAACAAAGATCACTGCAGGGAGATCAAACCAACCTGCAAAGTGTTTGTAGGCCGAGTCTTTTAGCAGATCTCCACATCCGAAGTCCAGCAGCTTGATGTCATGTGAGTCTGTGGAGATCAGCAGGTTCTCTGGTTTGACGTCCCGGTGCAGGACTCCACGGCTCTCGCAGTGTTTCAGCGCCGTGATCAGCTGCAGCAGCACTTTCTTGGCCAGACTCTCCTCCAGGCGTCCGTTCTCCTCACAGAAACTCTCCAGATCTTGGCAAGGAAGCGGGCGCTCCAGGATCATGGTGTAGCGTCTGGGACGGTCAAACCACTCCAGCAGCGTCAGGACGTTGGGGCAGGCAGGAGCCGAATTGACCAGGGTCATCAACGCCACCTCCAGCGGCAGCCGACCCTGACCTTCCTGCAGGACAAACGCTCTGTTATTTCCAGCGCTGAATCAGACCAAACACAGCAATAGATTCACTCTCAACTCACAACTCTCAGTCTCTGTGTTCCTCGTTTAGAGACGTACTTGATGGCAACCTGTAGACAGATGAAGCACAGTAAACCATGCTGACTACTTATCACTCATGGGGGACATTTACTGACATCAACATTTCTAAAAGCTGTTTAACTGCAGGAGGTAAGAAAATGTCTCACTGGCAGTCCATCAGACCTGCGGGTCCCAGCATACACAGAGCCGAATCCTCCTCGCCCCAGCAATGGGCCCTTCACATACGCTTCTGCAACACACAAGATCACAAGAAACGTCTTTAACAGAAAACATGCTGCAGCATCTAAACCTGTTACAGAACGTTACTGTAATTCAGCTGAAGAACATTTTCAGTGACAAATCATTGAGTGAGTCTTTAATCAGGTGTTAAATATGAGTGAATCT
This window contains:
- the LOC132095626 gene encoding serine/threonine-protein kinase pim-3-like, with the translated sequence MAHLGEIRGPGRSRSRSAAVSQTDDQEVERRGSGDGAQEPLPNPNQPLSQELPGHIAPLPSELAVSVSTDQPHRKRKWQSGSQEDEHPSPSYRRAAKRSRREAYVKGPLLGRGGFGSVYAGTRRSDGLPVAIKYVSKRGTQRLRVEGQGRLPLEVALMTLVNSAPACPNVLTLLEWFDRPRRYTMILERPLPCQDLESFCEENGRLEESLAKKVLLQLITALKHCESRGVLHRDVKPENLLISTDSHDIKLLDFGCGDLLKDSAYKHFAGWFDLPAVIFV